The genomic interval TGGTGGTGGTGTCCACGAACATCGCGCGCCAGCTGGGCGGCAACATGGCGGAGATGTTCGAGACCATCTCCACCGTGATTCGCGAGCGCTTCCGGCTCGAGGGAAAGATCGACGCGCTCACCTCGCAGGGCAAGCTGCAGGGGTGGATTGTCGCGGCCATGCCGGCGGTGCTGGGCATGGTGCTCAACTACATGCGGCCGGACCTGATGGAGCCCATGATGAACCACTTCTTCGGGTGGATCCTCGTGGTGCTGATCGCCATCATGGAAGTGATGGGCATCCTCATCATCCGGCGCATCGTCAACATCGATATTTGAGGAGTGGCCGGTGGATCTCCTGACCCAAGTGTTGGTCGGCAGCTCGGCGCTGCTCTTCGCCGGAGCGGTGGGCTTTCTCGGACTCGGTCTGTACCAGGTGCTCTTCGAGCGCTTCCTGTCGGAGGTGCGTGACGAGTCCCAGGGCGGCATGAAGGGCTTCGGCTCGGTGGCCATCCGCCGGCTGGGGGCCTTCAACCGCCGGTTCATCTGGCCCAGCTACGAGGCGAAGTCGCGCCGCAACCTCATCAAGGCGGGCGAGCCCCAGGGCTACAAGCCCGAGGACATGATGGCGCTGCAGGAAGTGAGCGCCGTCGTGGGCCTGCTGATGGGCCTCTTCATCCTCAACGGCGTGGGTCAGAACCTGGCCTGGTCGTTGGTGTTCCTGCTCTTCGGAATGTACTACCCGCTCTTGTGGCTGAACGACCAGGTGAAGAAGCGCCACCTGCTCATCAGCCGCGCGCTCCCGTACAACCTGGACCTGCTGACGTTGTCGGTGGAGGCGGGTCTGGACTTCACCGCCGCGCTGGCGAAGGTGGTGGAGAAGGGCAAGGCGGGCCCGCTTCGCGAGGAGCTGCAGCTGGTGCTCAAGCAGCTCAAGATGGGCAAGACGCGCGAAGAGGGGCTCAAGAGCATGATTGTCCGCGTGGACCTGCCCGCGCTGACGACGTTCGTCACCGCGCTCATCCAGGCGGACAAGATGGGAACGAGCCTGGGCAAGGTGCTGCGCATTCAGTCCACGCAGATGCGCATCGACCGCACCCAGCGCGCGGAGAAGCTGGCCGGCGAGGCGCCGGTGAAGATGCTCTTCCCGCTCATCGCCTGCATCTTCCCGACGGTGTTCATGGTGCTCTTTGGGCCCATCGTGTTCCAGTTCTTCTTCGGTGAGCTCGCGTAGGGGGAGTCCTCTGCCCATCCTCCTCACCATCACCCAGGGGCTCCAGGCGGGACGGGAGCTCGTCTTCGAGCAGGCCGAGGTGAAGGTCGGCCGCACCTCGGAGAACGATGTGGTGCTGCACGACCATGGTGTCTCCCGGCACCACGCGCGCATCGTCATGCGCGGCGGGCAGTACTTCGCCGAAGACGTCGGCAGCGCGAACGGCACGTTGCTCAACGGTCGTCGCCTGACTGGCGAGCAGCTCCTGCGCGATGGCGACCGGATTGGCCTGGGGCCCGTGGAGTTCACCTTCGTCTGGGTCCCTCCCGACGGTGATGAAGACGCCACGCGCCCCATCCGGCGCGTGCCTCGCGACGCGACTCCCTCCGTGAGCCTGGACCCCCGCGGCCAGGAGTTTCTCCCCACCGGAGAGCTCCCCGCCGTGACGCCCGTGGCCCCTCGCTCCGGGCCGGGAGTGGCAGGGCCTTCGCCCTCGGCGGGTCCGCCGGGCGGCCTCAAGCCTTCCGCTGCGTTCGTTCCGCCCGGACCGCCCGTGCTCGAGTCACACCGCGAGGAACGCACCGAGGTTGGACTGTCCACCGTGGTGGGGGCTTCTGGTGCGCCGGTTTTCCCTCCGCTCCCCGATGCCATGCTCGAGGAGCGCACGGAGGTGGCGCTGCCCATCGTCGCGGCCAGGCTCGTTCCGGCGATGGCGTCGCTGGCCGAAGAGCACACGGAGGTCGGCGTCATCACGGGGGGCAAGCCGTCCGTGGTGCCTCCGCAGCCCCCCGAGCGGGCGAATGTGTCCGCTCCGCCAGGCATTCCTCCCGGTTTCCCCGCCGAAGAGCCTGAAGAGCGCACCGAGTTGGCGTTGCCCACGCTCGCGGGTGTCCTCAGCCCCTTGGATGAGCCGACCGCGGTGGACGCTGACGAGTCCACACGGCGCATCACGCGGGTGCCCGTGACGGCGGCCCTCGCCCCGCCAGTGCCTGCCCCGCAGCTCGCGGCCGCCCCGACCCATGTGGCGTCCGCGCCCCCGACGGGCGGGCCGACCGCGGCGGACCGGGCGCGGGAGCGCCGGGCGCTCGCTCAGACTCGGGGTGGGCAGTTCCTGCTCTGGTGGCGGGGGCTGTCGGTCCCCGGCAAGCTCCTGGCCAGCCTGACGC from Myxococcus stipitatus carries:
- a CDS encoding type II secretion system F family protein yields the protein MDLLTQVLVGSSALLFAGAVGFLGLGLYQVLFERFLSEVRDESQGGMKGFGSVAIRRLGAFNRRFIWPSYEAKSRRNLIKAGEPQGYKPEDMMALQEVSAVVGLLMGLFILNGVGQNLAWSLVFLLFGMYYPLLWLNDQVKKRHLLISRALPYNLDLLTLSVEAGLDFTAALAKVVEKGKAGPLREELQLVLKQLKMGKTREEGLKSMIVRVDLPALTTFVTALIQADKMGTSLGKVLRIQSTQMRIDRTQRAEKLAGEAPVKMLFPLIACIFPTVFMVLFGPIVFQFFFGELA
- a CDS encoding FHA domain-containing protein codes for the protein MSSRRGSPLPILLTITQGLQAGRELVFEQAEVKVGRTSENDVVLHDHGVSRHHARIVMRGGQYFAEDVGSANGTLLNGRRLTGEQLLRDGDRIGLGPVEFTFVWVPPDGDEDATRPIRRVPRDATPSVSLDPRGQEFLPTGELPAVTPVAPRSGPGVAGPSPSAGPPGGLKPSAAFVPPGPPVLESHREERTEVGLSTVVGASGAPVFPPLPDAMLEERTEVALPIVAARLVPAMASLAEEHTEVGVITGGKPSVVPPQPPERANVSAPPGIPPGFPAEEPEERTELALPTLAGVLSPLDEPTAVDADESTRRITRVPVTAALAPPVPAPQLAAAPTHVASAPPTGGPTAADRARERRALAQTRGGQFLLWWRGLSVPGKLLASLTLLCVVAAAGGVAQVYLAGGAGLRSGGAEPTTLGVDATPDSFGLGEGVRWEHSDQKSFEFQFVAPTRAVALLRYQASDISKEEVALILNGVNLGWVPPDTTTTAERELELILPVATLKRGDLNTVSFDNVRNPPGQETWRVWNLRVDIIPVPELPPEQLLAQAREYASAGRRFFDARGVGSENLFRSWQQFRAAWLTLEALETKPELYEDVRFHLSQASGELDHQCAQLMLEFQQSVQFRSARKARAALQEISRRFPTTEHRCHNLAKEKAFEHEL